The genomic interval GATGAACTTCGGAGGAATTTTGAAGGCTCAGGATTCTCAGACACTCTGATGCACATTGATCAGTCTTACGGATCCAACTGACATCGAGAAGGGTTTCCAGGGCACCAATAAGTCTTCCCTGATCATCTTTCAGCGGATAGACTCCCCGCTCTACGGCTATGTGGCTTCCATCCTTACGGCGAAGAGAGCTTTTCCGAAGACAAGGGTTATGCTGCCCCGCCGCAGACAGAAAAGTACACGGCATCCGGCAATCGGTAAACCGGAGAAGACTGCAGGACTTTTCCACCATCTCATCAGGTGAGTATCCGGTGATATACTCTGCCATAAGATTATAATAGATGATTTTCCCTTCGATATCGATAATGAGTGCCGCTACCGGTAGCGAGGAAAGTATTTGTTGTAAAAGCCTCTGGTTTGGCTCGACCAGTGATTCGATCATTCTATTCTCTTTATTTCTATTTCTGATCAACCCTTAAATACTTTATCGATCCCTTTTGGGAAAACTTTGAAAGGGAAGATCAATCGTCTGCCGGACTGAAAAAACTGAATAAAGGCGAGCTCACGATCTATCAGCTCTTTTCGACACCGAACTTCGTGGTAACTTGTTTTTTAATATATCGATCCACCATCATGGACAGGGCATCTTTATCATCCCCGCTTGCCAGGGCTTTGAAAATCCCCAGTGGAAGACGAAAACCGCCCTGATCATACCTGCCCCCGTACTCTCCGATGACCACATCGGGAAAAGTACTTTGAATGAACTTTTCCGGCTGAATCACATCACTGTTCGTCCGCAAAGAGCAATCGATATACTCACCAACGATTCCATAGACCATTACCGTATCGATTCCAGCCCGTTTCAGCAGAAAGTCAGCAGCCTGGGGAATGGCATCCCGGTCTTCTTTCCGAACCACTCCTGCAGCAGCCAATAAAAAATTTCCGTACAGAGTCTTCCGCTGATAAGCCTGGAATATGATATCCATGGTCGCCGGGGACAGATTTTGCTGGGAAATTTTTCCCAAAAGCTCCGCATCGGCATACTTGCGAAGATAGGCCATGGACAGATAATCACTTTCCTGGGCCATAATAAGATCATTCGTGTCTACCCGGATTCCATGCATCAATGCAGTAGCAATAGACATGCTTTCTTCCTCAAGAGTCTCCAGTAAATTCAGCCTCTGAAGATATTCGGCATATATCGTGGCCGTCGAGCCTACGTTCTTTCGGATATCGATGAAATCCGCCCGTAAAGACCCGAATTGATCGTGGTGATCGACGATCGAGGCAACCGGCTTGCCTTTCAGCAGGTCAACCAGCTTGATATCCGGCCTTTGGGAATCCACCAGGGCTATCGCCGCATACTCTTCCAAAGGAAAACCAGGGTGATAGAGTTCCAGCTCAATACCCAGCAGTTTCAGTAGGGCCCGGTTTTCCTGGTGACTTACCTCTTCAACGTGCAAAATAGTGGAGGCGATACCCCAGGAGTTAAGGATGGCCTTATGAGCAAGAGCCGAAGAGATGCTATCCGAATCCGGAGCCCCCCGCAGCACCAGTAAAATTTTCTGACTGCCATAAGTCATCATCTTTTCATGTAATTCATTAACTTTCCCTAGATCACTATCCATAATCGGTTCACCCTTGAGCAGTGTGAAGAACTGCCTTAGTGTACCTTTTTATTATATAACAAATCTTCCGTAAAAAAAAGCTGACCTCACTATTCCCCCTTTTGTCAGCCATTCATGGGTGCTCACCAGGATACGGCAGGAAATTTTCTGGAAAAACATTTCCCCGGTTCAATATTCCCTTGGGATCAAGGATGAGCTTGATTCGGACCATTTCCTGTATCCCCTGTGAGCCATAGAGTTTTTCAAGAAGGCGGTGCTTCAGCTTTCCGATACCGTGTTCCGCCGATATTGTTCCTCCGCGAGAGACAGCCCAGGTGGCAAATTCAAGGCTTAATTCCTGTGCCCGAAGCATTTCCTCATCGGTCCCTGGCAGGATATTCAAGTGGAGATGACACTCCCCTATGTGCCCGAAGATAACATACTCAAGTCCCTGCTCCTCAATCCGGGTCCGGTAGAGGTTGAGCATCTCGTCCAGAGAAGATTCCGGCACGGCAATATCTGCACTGATCTTATGGATGCTCGGATAGTGCCGCTTGCGCTCTCTGAAAATTTCATTCAGAATGTCGGGAAGAGCGTGACGAAAATTTTTCATCTTCTCCAGCTCCCGCTCATCGAATCCACCCCAGGTATCATCCATAATAACTCCCTCTTCCTCCAGAGCTGTCTGCCAGTGCTCATACAAGACCTCCAGTTCCCCTTCCGGGTAGAACTGTTCAAAAAATATGGCGCTTTTGGCATAGAGAGGAAAGTCAGGAAGCGGACTGCCGGGGCCATCCGAAAGACGTTTTTGCCGCAGCAGGAAAAGGGAATGCTCGTCGAAATACTCCAGGGCTATTGGATGAATCTTGCTGCTCGGATCAGATCGCAGCGCCCGGACTTTGTGAGCGAATCGAACAGCCCCGGATGGGTCCGGGAAGAAGGCGATGCCGCTGAACGTATTGGCCGGTTTGGGAAGAAGCCTGAGCTCAAGATAAGTTATAACCCCTAATGTCCCCTCGGCGCCGATGAAAAGATCTAGCGGATCCATGTCTGGTCTGGCAAAGTATCCGGCAGCACTCTTTACCTCCGGCATCCGGTAGGTCGGGATGGGAATCAGGAATTGTGATCCCTCTATTGTCCGAAGCTCGATGTTACCTGATTTGTCAGCCCGCTTTTCACCTCTCGATATATCCACAATTTCTCCCGTGGCCAGGACCACTCTCAAGCGTTGAACATAATTCCGGGTTGAACCATAAGCCAGTGATCGGGCACCGGATGAATTCGCGGCTACCGTGCCCCCCAGAGTGGCTGTGCCTTCGGTCGGATCAGGAGGGTAGAAGTAAGAAGTTACATCTTCCTGAAAATCTTTGAATTTTTCCCTATCTGCGATGTCTTCGAAATTTTTCGACCCTACCTGCCCTTGAAGAGACCGGAGAATAACACCCGGCTCTGCCTGGACCAGCCATTCTCCGCTTTTGTGGCACCTCTTTACCCCCAGTATCCGGTTCATTCTTTCCAGGACCAGAACCACACCCCCGTGCGGTACCGCACCGCCAACAACTCCAGTGCGCGCTCCGGATACCGTCACTGCAGTTCCCGTTTTATGAAATTGAGCCAAAAGGGCGCTGACATCCTCTTCCCGTTCGGGAAAATACACTGCTGCTGCCTCACCGGCCGCAAGATGTGACTCATCCTGCAGATAGGGAGAGTCTGAAGTTGCAGTAAGAGTATAAATCTGTCTGATTTGCTCTTTACTTTCCATAAATGTTGGTTGAGTTACCCTTTCCCGGCATTTTTCCTGATCAGATCAAACCGATACAGCGGTATATTCGCCTCAAGTACGCCCATGACTCCCGGATGCAGAGTGTCTACCATTTCGTGCTCATGATTCCAGAGTGCAACTACCCGGCCTGTGCTGACCTGTGATGTGTTTCGGAATATCTCGATCATATCTTCACGGCAAATTTTGCTGCAAACCTTGATTGCGGCCTTGTACCTTCCGATACCCTCGCATACCAGCCCTGCTGTGTGGCTGGATGAAGAACATTCAGGGGCGGAGTAATACTGAGTGTGCCGAGGATTGGAATTAAAGTAAAATCCCGTCGTATATCCCCGCTGGCTTACCTTGATCAATTCCCGCAGCCAGGCTTCCCGGAACTGGTAGGCATGCGGGCTGGAATAGTAAGTATCGAGGGCCTCCCGGTATACCCTGGTGACTACCGAAAGATACGATAAGCTCCTCATCCTGCCCTCTATTTTCAACGAATTTATCCCGGCATCAATCAGTTCCGGAAGATGCTCGATCATACAAATATCCCTGGAGCTGAGAAGATAGGTCCCGCGACTATCTTCCTCAATACCAAGGGGGTCCTCCTCGTGATTCTCTCCGACAAGATTATATTTCCAGCGGCAGGGCTGGGCACAATCACCCCGGTTACCGTGCCGGTGGAGAAAATAGCTGCTTAAAAGACATCTTCCGGAATAAGCGACACACATCGATCCGTGGACAAAAACTTCGAGCTCCAGAGAGGTTTTTTGTCTGATCTCTTTAATGTCCCGCAGAGTAAGCTCGCGCGCCAGACAGATTTTCCTGGCTCCGAGATCCTGCCAGAACCGGGCAGCTCTCCAATTGCAGGTATTGGCCTGAGTGCTGATAGTAATGGGTATACTGGGGGCATATTCTTGTGCATACTGAAAAATACCGGGATCGGAAATTATCAGGCCATCCACCTTGAGCTGGTTTAGGCTGCTCAAGTAGCCAGGTATGTTTCGGATATCGTCGTTATGGGCAAAAATATTGACTGCAACGTACATCTTTGCTCCATAACTTCCCGTTATATCTCTTGCCTGGCGAAGCTGGTCAATGGTAAAATTCCCTGCCCGCTGGCGCAGGCTGAAATTTTCTCCACCCATATACACGGCATCCGCCCCGTAATGAAGAGCAAATTCCAGTTTTTCCAAATCTCCGGCAGGTGCCAGTAACTCTACCTTATTCATTATGGCTCACAAGATCAATTCATCAAAGCTCAGAAGCAATCCATGAATACCGTACTATCCTGTGCTTTTCTCTGTGCCTCTGGGCTTCTCTGTGGTGTCTTTTGTTTTTTTGTATTTACTGTATTGCCTTCATCAGGTCGATGATCCGCTCCAGCTCCTGCGGAGAGGAATAGGCAATCTCTATTTTCCCTCTGCCTCTCCTGTCCTTGATTTTAACCTGGGTTCCCAAAAGGGACTTCAGCTCCTCCTCGATCGATTGCAAAAACAGCCTGTCCTCATCCTTTTGATTAGGCTTCTTTGGTGGTGCTCCGTACTTTTTAACCAGACTCTCGACCTGGCGAACCGATAATTCTTTCTCGATAATTTTTGTGCTCAGCTTCAGCCGGTCCTGAGAGTCCGGTACACTGAGTAACGCGCGGCCATGACCCATGGTCAGACGGCCTGACCGGATATGGTCCTTGATCGGCTCTTCCAGCTTAAGCAGTCTGATGGTATTTGAAACGGTCGATTTATCCTTGCCCAGGATACTGGCCAGATGATCCTGGGTATAGTTAAACACTTCGATCAGCCGCTGATAGGATTCGCCCTCTTCGATGGAGTTAAGGTCCTCCCGCTGCAGGTTCTCGATTAAAGCCAGCTCCAGCTCTTCCTGCTCGGTGAGCTCTTTGACAATGACCGGTATCCGTAAAAGGCCTGCCTTCTGGGCGGCCCGCCACCTTCTTTCACCGGCCACGATTACATAGCCTTCCTCGCTCTTGCGGACGAATATTGGCTGAATGACACCTTTTTCCCTGATCGATGAGGCTAAACCGGCTAACTTCTCCTCATCGAAATATTTTCTTGGCTGGGCAGGATTTGGGAAGACACGATCGATCGGAATTTCCAGAATCTCACCGCGGGTATCGTAATCCACATTGGTGATCAGAGCACCCAGTCCCTTACCCAAGGCCTTTTTCGACATGGTCAATCACCTCTTTTGCCAATTGCAGATAAGCCTGCGCACCTGATGAGCGGATTTCATAGAGGATAATAGGCTGTCCATGACTCGGAGCTTCGCTTAAGGCTACGTTTCGCGGGATTACCGACTTGAAAACCTTATCGGAAAAATGATCCTGTACCTCTTTGGCTACCTGGTGAGCGATGTTGGTTCTCTGATCGAACATGGTCAGCACAACACCTTCGATCTGCAAGGTAGTGTTCAGGTCCCGCTTGATCAGCCTGATCGTATTCATAAGCTGGCTTATTCCTTCAAGTGCATAATACTCACATTGAAGAGGAATGATAACCGAATCGGCAGCCGACAGTGCATTGACAGTTAAAAGTCCCAGGGAGGGGGGGCAGTCGATAATGATAAAATCGTATCGGGACCGGATTTCTTCCACCGCATGCTTCAGGCGGTATTCACGTGAATAAACGGTTGTCAGCTCTATCTCCGCACCAATCAACTGAATGTTGGATGGAACCAGATCCAGTCCTTTGATTTTCGTCGGCCAGAGGATATTTTCTATTTTCTCTTTGTTAATAATGGCCTGGTAAATACTTCTTTCACTATCCTTATCTTCATAGCCTACGCCGCTGCAGGTATTTGCCTGGGGATCGATATCGATCAGGAGCGTTTTTTTCTCAGCTATTGCCAGGCAGGCGGATAAGTTTACGGCCGTCGTTGTTTTCCCCACTCCCCCTTTCTGATTGGCCACTGCAATTACCTTTCCCATGATCCGTTTGTCCTTCTTGAAAAAATCTCCGGTTAAGTTTTCACGTGAAAACCTGCTCGTGCTTCGTTAGTTTACCATAGCTTGTTTGCCGATGATATAATTATTTCCCAATACAAAATTTTTCAAAGATTTGATCTATGAGGTCTTCCGACCACAGCTCTCCTTTCAGTTGCCTGAAAAGCCGAGACAGGGTCCGAAATTCTTCCGCGAGTTGATCGTCAGGCTGTCTGGTTTGAAGCAACTCTTCCACTGCGGTGAGAGATTGCTGAACCTCAGTTAAGATGCCCTTTTGCCGCAGGTTGATGGCCAGGCTCAAATTTCCCGGCTGATCAGTAAGATAAAGGTCAGAGATGGTTTTGGTTATAGCATCGACGCCCTCCCCTGTCAAAGCGCAAACCGATATAACGGGATGGGATTGCCCGAAAAATTCAATCAGGGAATTTGTATCTATCCGGATGCCCAGGTCCGACTTATTCACTACGACCAGAAGGTTTTTCCGGCATTGCCTGATATGTTCCATAACCGTAAGGTCATGCTCATCGAGAGGTTGCGAGCCATCCAGAACCAGCATGGCCAGGTCTGCCTGGGAAATATTTTTCTGCGAGCGCCGGACACCTTCCCGTTCGATTTCGTCGGCTGACCAGCCAAATCCTGCCGTATCCATGATCCTGATTAAAATCCCGTTCAGATAAAGAAAGTCTTCGATTACATCGGTAGTCGTACCGGGGATGCTGGTAATTATGGACCGATCCTTTTTCAGAATCCGGTTCATCAGGGATGATTTTCCAACGTTGGTCTTTCCCGTAATAACCAGCTTCATTCCTTCGACCAGAAACCTGGCAGCTTCGGAGCTTTTCAGGTAGGTGTCGATAAGCTCAGTCCACCGATCGACTCGAGCGAGCAATTCCTGTGGCGAAATGCTCCAGGAGAGGTCCTCCGGAAAATTCAGCTCAGCTTCGATTCTCGCCTGCCAGTCTTCTACTTCCTGGTGCAGAGCAGAAAGAGGCTTGAAGGTATTTCCTTCCAGGGTGTTGACCAGAAGATGAAGACCCGCTTCACTCTGGACAGTAATGAGGTCGATAACGGCTTCGGCCTGCGGCAAATCGATCCGGCCATTGAGAAAAGCCCTTTTGGTAAATTCGCCGGGATCAGCCAGGCGAGCCCCTGCCTGCAGAACCAGCTCCAGAGTTTTATAGAGGACTGCTCTTCCCCCATGACAATTAATCTCAACAACATCTTCCCGGGTATAGGTGCGGGGTGCGCGCATGACTGCAACCAGGACTTCATCGATTTTTTTCCCGCTGCCCGGATCAATAATAAATCCGTAATGAAGAGTATGAGATGGAGCGCAGGCAATATCTTTATTGTTCCGGCCCCGGTATAATTTTCGAGCTATTTCGAGAGCCAAAGACCCGCTTATTTTAATGATCCCAACCGCGCTTTGACCAGCGGAAGTGGCAACGGCAGCAATAGTGTCATTCATAAATCCTTTGCCTCGAAATCTTGTCAGGCTCCCATTTTCTTGAGAATCAGGTAATGCTGTCCGATGGTAAGGACATTGTTCAGCAGCCAGTAAATAACCAGTCCCGAGGGGAAGCCGAGAAAAAACACGGTAAATATCAGCGGCATCATGGTCATCATTTTCATCTGGGTGGCATCGCCGCTCATCGGGGTCATTTTTTGCTGAATATACATGGTCAGCCCCATCAAAAGAGGAGTGATCAACAGAGGATCCATGATCGAAAGGTCTTTAATCCACAAGATGAAAGGCGCTCCCCGCAACTCAATGGATACCATCAATCCTTCATATAAGGCAAAAAATACCGGTATCTGGAGTAAAAGTGGCAGACAGCCACCCATGGGATTAATGCCTTTTTGTTTATACATGTTCATAAGCTCTTCATTGAGCTTTTTGGGGTCGCTTTTATACTTTTCCCTGAGCGAGGTCAGTTTTGGCTGCAGCTCCTGCATCTCTTTCATCGAGCGAAAACTTTTATCCGTCAACGGCCAAAAAACTATTTTTATCAGCAGGGTAAGCAGGATAATAGCTATCCCGTAATTGGGTATCAGCCGATAAAACCAGTTCAGCAGCCACATAAGTGGTTTGGCCAGAAAACTGAAAACTCCGTAATCCAGGGCTTGCTCAAGATTAATACCCAGGCTCTTTAAAATTTCATAGTCTTTCGGTCCGAAGTAAAACCTGTACAGGTCTTTTTGGCTGGACCTGGCTGCAATTTTTTTGGCCGGGTAATGAAGGCTTATCGTGGTCGCCTTATTTAAGTCGATATTTTCTTTACTGTTAATTGAAGGCCTATATACTGAAACTGTTGATTCTTCACTCTGGGGAATGAGTGCGGCCATAAAATAATTACTGGTCATGGCTGTCCATGAAATGTTTCCCTGATGTTGAACATCCCCGGCATTTTTCCCCGGTTTGTCTTTGATTTTTTTTCCATTAAGCCAGGTAACCGGTCCTTCAAATTTGTGCGCCCCCTTCTGAAAGGCGTTCCCCAGACCGGGACCCAGGAGCAGGCTATAGTCAAGCGTACTCTCGCTCTCCTTCAGATTTGTGCTCAAAACCTCCATATCAACCTGATAGCTGTCATAAGAAAAAGTAAGAAGTTTATCAACCTGAAAACCATTGGCTGTAATATAGGTCAGCTTTACGGTCTCTTTTGGATGCCGGGGGTTTAATACGATATTTTGAGCATCAGTCCGATAAACACCGCTATAGTAATCACCTGCGGGTTTTTCCCCTTTTCCCGGAAGGCGTTCGCCGGAAACGATTTGTAAGCCATATCCCTCGCCAGTTTTCGATAGTTGAAATAAATCTATGTTATCCTTTTCCCTGCTATCCTCTGAAGATCGAAAAAGACTGGCAAAGTAGCTTTTATATGAGCTTGCCACCCTTTTCCAAAAGCTGCCATTCCAGGGGATATTTTCATAATCCTGGCTTAACCGGTAGTCTTTCAGCTTCCAGCTCGTGATTCTGGCTCCATCAGTGCTGATGCAGGCCTGATATTTTTCCGTCTCGATAATAATATCTCTGGGTTTCTCATTCTTTTGTGCTTCGAGAAGCTGAGTTATCTCCTGTCCGAGAGATGTATCTCTGCCATCAGGTATCATGTCTGATGAAGGAATTTTATCCTTCTGATTTTTCCGGTTGAGATTCTCCTCCTGAGTTGGAGGATTGACCGGTGCCTGTGGCGCCTGTGGTGCAAAGAATCGGTAATAAACCAGTACAACAATTAAAGATAATATAACCGCCAAAATGGTTCTATCTTCCATATGGGTATATCCTTACTCACTCTCCTGTTTTTGATAAGTTTTTCGATAACTTTAATCCTCACCTTATTGAGTTTCTGCATTAAATTTCTGCAAGAACTTTTATGATAGCATGAGGTTGACCGTCATTCAATCTCTGAAAACAGGGTCATATCCACCCTTATTCCAGGGATTGCATCGTAAGACTCTGCTTACAGACTTGCCCAAACCGATCCATAAGCCGTATTTCTGAATAGATTCCACAGCATACTGAGAACATGATGGATAAAAGCGACATGAGGGAGGAAAAAAAGGAGAAATCAAATACTGATAAGCACGTAAAAAAAAAGGATAAATTTAATAAAAAAAATTTTTTTCAATTTGGCTGTCCATCCCTGGTCGATGAAATCACTTCATACTGATACATTTTTCCACTAAAGGCAGGAGGTTGTCTTTCAGCTCAAGGAAAGAGATATGTTTGACTATCTCTCTGGGAAAAATGACATAATCCATATTGGGAGAAAAATGGTCCATATTCAGCCGATAAATTTCTTTTATTCTTCGTCTTATCTTATTTCGTATGACTGCATGGCCAAACTTTCTTTTTAAGACGACAGCTACTCTGGCAACCCCCTGGTTATTGTCAGTATAAATAATTTTGAAGTATTTATTTTCAACCTTCCTGCCTGTGGAAAAAAGGCGTTCAAAATCTTTTCTCTCCCGAAGTCTATTTTCCCTTTTTAAAGGAAATTTCTTTTCCTGCTTATCCACTAACGGTTAATCTCTTTTTTCCTTTTCTTCTTCTGTTGTTAATAATCTTTCTTCCCGACCGGGTACTCATCCTTCGTAAGAATCCATGTTTTCTTAATCTTTTCTTTCTCTTGGGCTGATATGTCCTTTTCATGGTAAATTTTTTCTCCTTATACTCAAGCTTGTTGAGAATTTCGAAAAATTCCACTAGATCAGAAGATTATAAACCGTAATTCCTGGTATTGTCAAGCTCCCCGGAGAGAAAAAAACGTTGAAAAGCGGATTCATTTCTGGTATAGTTGTAATTCATATGGATAATTTATGGCATTAGCAGGTGATCAAAATCCCTCTTTAATTCCCTTGCTTTTCCAACCTCAGTAAGTGATCGCTCGTGGATAAATAAGTTATTCACACTTGTGGATAAAATTGTGGATAAGATGAACAATATTTGGGAAAAATCTCTCGAACTCATCAAAGAGAAAATTAATCATCAAAGCTTTAAAACCTGGTTTGCACCAACAGAATATATTTCCTTCGAGGGAAATCTTTTGAAAATTAAAGTTCCCAATAAATTTTATAAAACCTGGCTGAAAGAACACTATATGGACATTATTACTCAATCACTCAGCCAGATATCCCCGGTCGAAATCGACCTCGATCTGGTGGTTGAAGATGAAACCAGGGAAAATTCTTTTCCGCTCATTGCAGAAAATAGAGGGCTGAGCTTTCCTCCACCCAGTGCTCCCGTAGTTCCCCCTCCAGCCCTGAATCCAAAATATACCTTTGACACCTTCGTTGTGGGCACGAGTAATCAATTCGCTCACGCCGCTGCTCTGGCCGTAGCCGAGCACCCTTCTCTGACCTATAACCCCCTTTTCGTTTATGGAGGAGCGGGCCTTGGCAAGACTCATCTGCTTCATGCCATAGGTCACTATATAGCCAGCAAGTACCGAAATTTCAAACTGGTTTATACGCAAGCTGAAAAGTTTACCAATGAACTGATTAATGCGATCAGATATGACAACATGAATAATTTTCGGAACAAATATCGGAATATCGATGTTCTTCTCATCGATGATATCCAATTCATAGCTGGAAAAGAGCGAACTGAAGAGGAATTTTTCCATACTTTCAATTCTCTTTTTGAAGCGCATAAGCAGATTATCATTTCAAGTGATAGCCCTCCCAAGGAAATTTCCACCATTGAGGAGCGACTTCGCTCACGGTTCGAGTGGGGTCTTATTTCCGATATTCAGCCGCCTGAGCTGGAAACCAAAATCGCCATTCTCATGAAAAAGGCTGAAGCGGAAAATATCAATCTTCCGGATGATGTTGCTTTTCTCATTGCCAGTAAAATCAAATCGAACATTCGGGAACTGGAAGGCTGCCTGATTAAATTAGGCGCTTACTCATCCCTGAATTCAGAAGAAATTACTCTGGCTATGGCCAAAGATGCGTTAAGCGACCTTTTTGCCAACGACGATAAATTCATCAGTATTGAATCGATTCAAAAGATCGTCTGCAAGAATTTTTCGATTAAAATCTCTGACCTGAAATCGAAAAACCGGAGCAGGGCCGTCTCCTTTCCCCGGCAGATTGCCATGTATCTTGCTCGAAAGATAACCAATCAGTCTCTTCCGAAAATCGCTGAATGCTTCGGCGGAAAAGACCATACAACGGTAATGCATGCTTGTGATAAAATAGAAAAAATGATGGAAGAGGATAATGATTTCCGGTACAAAATTAACCATCTGATAAACCTGATCAAGAAGTAGACATGTGCAAAGGAGTAAAGCCGGTGGATAAAACTGGGGATAATGGCGGGGAAAAGCTGGGGATAAACTTTGAATAAAGATTGTTATCCTGGCAGGAGGTTATTATACTCACAGATTAATCAAAAAGCAAGGCAGGTAAAAATATGGATATTTTATCTCGGATAATCAAAGAATTATGGCTGATTTTCAAAATATCCACAAAGCCTATTACTACTATCAATATTATTATTAATTATCGATAAAATACCAATGACAGATAATAGAGATTCAGACATTATATCGAACAGCGAATATACTGCCAGCAGTATCCAGGTTCTTGAAGGGTTGGAGGCTGTCAGAAAACGGCCTTCCATGTATATTGGAAACACCTCGACTCTCGGCCTTCATCATCTGGTATTTGAAGTAACCGACAACAGCGTGGATGAAGCTCTGGCCGGGTATTGCAACGTCGTGGATGTCTTTATCCATATCGATAACAGTGTTACGGTTAATGATAATGGCCGGGGAATACCCACTGATATTCATAAAGAGGAAGGGATTTCAGCCGCCGAGCTGGTGCTGACGAAATTGCATGCCGGAGGTAAATTCGACAACAGGACTTATAAAGTCTCCGGCGGGCTGCATGGTGTGGGTGTGTCGGTTGTCAATGCTCTGTCAACATGGCTGGAGATGGAAATACGGCGTGAGGGTAAAGTCTACCAGCAGCGCTATGAGAGAGGAAAGCCGGTTACTCCGCTGGAGGTGGTCGGACAAACGAAGAAAACCGGCACGCGAATCAGTTTTCTTCCCGACAATACCATCTTCGAGGTCACGGAGTTCAGCTATGATATCCTGGCTAACCGCCTCCGGGAATTGTCCTTTCTCAATAAAGGACTGACCATCAATCTGGAGGATGAAAGATCCGGGAAAAAGAATACCTTTCTCTACGAGGGAGGCATCGTCTCGTTTGTCAATCACCTCAATAAAAACAAGGCCCCTCTTCACCCTGATCCGATCTATTTTAACCGGGAGAAAGATAACGTCATTGTCGAAGTCGCTATCCAATACAACGATGGATTTAATGAGCAGATTTTCAGCTATGCCAATAATATCAATACCTGTGAGGGTGGAACCCATCTTATCGGCCTAAAGAGCGCCCTGACGAGGGTTCTGAACCAGTATGGAGAAAAAAATAACCTTTTCAAGAATCTCAAATTCACCATCAGTGGAGAAGATTGCCGGGAAGGTTTGACTGCCGTAATCAGTGTCAAGCTGCAAAATCCCCAGTTCGAGGGGCAGACAAAAACGAAAC from bacterium carries:
- the yidC gene encoding membrane protein insertase YidC; its protein translation is MEDRTILAVILSLIVVLVYYRFFAPQAPQAPVNPPTQEENLNRKNQKDKIPSSDMIPDGRDTSLGQEITQLLEAQKNEKPRDIIIETEKYQACISTDGARITSWKLKDYRLSQDYENIPWNGSFWKRVASSYKSYFASLFRSSEDSREKDNIDLFQLSKTGEGYGLQIVSGERLPGKGEKPAGDYYSGVYRTDAQNIVLNPRHPKETVKLTYITANGFQVDKLLTFSYDSYQVDMEVLSTNLKESESTLDYSLLLGPGLGNAFQKGAHKFEGPVTWLNGKKIKDKPGKNAGDVQHQGNISWTAMTSNYFMAALIPQSEESTVSVYRPSINSKENIDLNKATTISLHYPAKKIAARSSQKDLYRFYFGPKDYEILKSLGINLEQALDYGVFSFLAKPLMWLLNWFYRLIPNYGIAIILLTLLIKIVFWPLTDKSFRSMKEMQELQPKLTSLREKYKSDPKKLNEELMNMYKQKGINPMGGCLPLLLQIPVFFALYEGLMVSIELRGAPFILWIKDLSIMDPLLITPLLMGLTMYIQQKMTPMSGDATQMKMMTMMPLIFTVFFLGFPSGLVIYWLLNNVLTIGQHYLILKKMGA
- the yidD gene encoding membrane protein insertion efficiency factor YidD → MYPFFLRAYQYLISPFFPPSCRFYPSCSQYAVESIQKYGLWIGLGKSVSRVLRCNPWNKGGYDPVFRD
- the rnpA gene encoding ribonuclease P protein component, which produces MDKQEKKFPLKRENRLRERKDFERLFSTGRKVENKYFKIIYTDNNQGVARVAVVLKRKFGHAVIRNKIRRRIKEIYRLNMDHFSPNMDYVIFPREIVKHISFLELKDNLLPLVEKCISMK
- the rpmH gene encoding 50S ribosomal protein L34 translates to MKRTYQPKRKKRLRKHGFLRRMSTRSGRKIINNRRRKGKKRLTVSG
- the dnaA gene encoding chromosomal replication initiator protein DnaA: MNNIWEKSLELIKEKINHQSFKTWFAPTEYISFEGNLLKIKVPNKFYKTWLKEHYMDIITQSLSQISPVEIDLDLVVEDETRENSFPLIAENRGLSFPPPSAPVVPPPALNPKYTFDTFVVGTSNQFAHAAALAVAEHPSLTYNPLFVYGGAGLGKTHLLHAIGHYIASKYRNFKLVYTQAEKFTNELINAIRYDNMNNFRNKYRNIDVLLIDDIQFIAGKERTEEEFFHTFNSLFEAHKQIIISSDSPPKEISTIEERLRSRFEWGLISDIQPPELETKIAILMKKAEAENINLPDDVAFLIASKIKSNIRELEGCLIKLGAYSSLNSEEITLAMAKDALSDLFANDDKFISIESIQKIVCKNFSIKISDLKSKNRSRAVSFPRQIAMYLARKITNQSLPKIAECFGGKDHTTVMHACDKIEKMMEEDNDFRYKINHLINLIKK